One Centroberyx gerrardi isolate f3 chromosome 2, fCenGer3.hap1.cur.20231027, whole genome shotgun sequence DNA window includes the following coding sequences:
- the LOC139915596 gene encoding tumor necrosis factor ligand superfamily member 15: MGRKPQDEVALRDVEIGARPDESLLVLLEHCRDMKRQETRLRLATLFLLFSCSAVFIFCIHQSPAFRGQAVAAELGTAYSKQDNFMKDCPQTNLTRPSIHLTSVESDDDKSNGAHIKWNATLGEKYYNSTERAIVIPQPGIYYVYLRIALCWNGDYTENPEYTEDKRISIKLHIWKDSYQKDVPIMEALDGIATTGYVNRNVYLGQVFELKTGDLLRVWIGDGYELIDIRKTSFGALLL, translated from the exons ATGGGACGGAAACCACAGGACGAAGTTGCTCTGCGGGACGTAGAGATCGGCGCGCGCCCGGACGAGTCGCTGCTGGTCCTGCTCGAGCACTGTCGGGACATGAAGCGGCAGGAGACGCGCCTCAGACTCGCCACTTTGTTCCTGCTGTTCAGCTGTAGCGCGGTGTTCATATTCTGCATTCACCAAAGCCCTGCATTTAGAGGACAAGCG GTTGCAGCTGAGCTTGGTACGGCCTATTCCAAGCAAGACAACTTCATGAAAG ATTGTCCTCAAACAAACCTCACAAGACCAAGCATTCATCTAA cGTCAGTAGAGAGTGACGATGACAAGTCTAATGGAGCTCACATCAAATGGAATGCCACCCTTGGTGAAAAATACTACAATAGTACTGAACGTGCCATTGTTATTCCCCAGCCGGGCATATATTATGTCTATCTGAGGATTGCTTTATGCTGGAATGGTGATTACACTGAAAACCCGGAATACACAGAGGACAAGCGCATCTCTATAAAGCTGCACATATGGAAAGACAGCTACCAAAAGGATGTACCCATCATGGAGGCCTTGGACGGTATAGCAACCACTGGATATGTGAACAGGAATGTATACCTTGGACAGGTTTTTGAGTTGAAGACAGGAGATCTCCTTAGGGTGTGGATTGGAGATGGTTATGAACTGATCGACATCCGCAAAACATCCTTTGGTGCTTTACTCCTGTAG